The nucleotide window GTTCACCGGTGCCGGCAAACAGCACCGTGTGGTCACCCACGATGTCCCCCCCGCGGATAGTGGCAAAACCAATGGAAGACGGATCGCGCTCACCGGTCACACCTTCACGGGCGTACACCGCGCAGTCCTTCAAATCGCGGCCCAGCGCCCCGGCAATCACCTCGCCCATCTTGAGTGCCGTGCCCGAAGGCGCATCGACCTTATGGCGGTGGTGTGCCTCGACGATTTCAATGTCGTAACCCGTGGCCAGCGCCTTGGCAGCCATTTCGAGCAGCTTGAGCGTGACGTTCACGCCCACACTCATGTTGGGCGCCATCATGATCGGAATGTCGCGCGCGATGGCAGCGATTTCTGCCTTTTGCGCCTCGGCAAAACCGGTGGTGCCAATGACCGCGGCTACACCCAGTTCGCGGCACACGTACAAGTGTGCCAAGGTGCCCTCGGGCCGTGTAAAGTCAATCACCACCTGGCTGGACTGCAGGCCTTCGCGGATATCGGAAGTGATCAGCACCCCCGTGGGGTGGCCCGCAAATGCACCGGCGTCTGTGCCCACGGCCGGGCTGGCGGCAACGTCCAGCGCCCCCGTAAGCACACAATCGCCGGCCGCCTGAACGGCCTCAATCAACATATGGCCCATGCGGCCGGAAGCGCCAGCAATGGCAATTTTGTGGGTCATGTTCCCTGTCCTGTACGCAGTCGTGGGGAGCCCTAACGGGTAGCGGGCTCGAGGGGCGGGTAATTGGCGGGGGTCGCTGGCACCACGGGTGCCGGAGTCGGCTGTGTGGCTGCCGGGAATTTTTCCAGGCTACCGGCTGGCGCTTGCAGCGCAGGCAAAGGGCCGGGATTGGCCTGGGACTTCAGGGTTGCCGCGAATTCGGATTCGCTGGGCAGCTCATCTGCCTCGATGCGTTCCAGCACATCGTCCTTGAAGAACACAGTCACTTTGCGCGACTGGGGCTCCGCCCCCTGGCGGCGCAGAGTAAACACATAGTCCCAACGCTCAGCGTGGAACACGCTGGTGAGCAGCGGGGTGCCCAATACGTCGCGCACCGTCATCCGCGGCATGCCGGGCTTGAGAACGGCCAGTTGTTCACGCGTCACCACGTTGCCCTGCACGACATCAATTTTGTAGGGCGAGACAGTGGTCATCAACTGGCTGGTCGGTGGCAGGCTTTTGCACGCCGCCAGACCCAGACAGGCAAGCCCCAACAAGAGGAAGATGCGGCGCTGGCGAGGGAGTTCAGACATGGAGGTGTAGGGGCGATATGATCGCGTCATTGTAGCGGTTGACGCTCTGCCAACCGCCCTAGCCCCTGCGCCGGAACACCGCCCATGACCAACATTGACGAACTGAAAAGTACCGGACTCAAAGCCACTGGCCCCCGGCTCAAAATTCTGGAAGTATTCCAGCGCGGCACCCAGCGCCATATGACGGCGGAAGACGTGTTTCGCGTGCTGTTGCAGGAACATGCCGATGTGGGCCTGGCCACGGTTTACCGGGTGCTGACCCAGTTTGAGCAGGCCAGCATCCTGAGTCGCAGCCATTTTGAATCGGGCAAGGCGGTCTACGAACTCAACGAAGGACAACACCACGACCACTTGGTGTGCCTGGACTGCGGCAAGGTGGAAGAGTTTTACGACGCGGAAATCGAGAAACGCCAGCACGCAGTGGCCAAGGCCAAAGGTTTCTCCATCGCTGACCACGCGCTGAGTCTTTACGCGACCTGCACCAAAGACAAGTGCCCTAACAAAACGAAATAAGAGCCCCCACGCTCCGCCGCTGCGCGGGTCTCTGCCCTAATTTCCCTGTCGGGGCTGACCGCCAAGCGGCTCAGACGCCTTGGGGCGGCCCAGCGGCAAATTGCCTTCTCTCCGATGGAAGAGTAGGCGCCTTTTTCGTGAAAAGGCGCTACCCGCCTTTTTCCATCGCCTTGCGATGCCGCTCGACAAATTCCTGGTACGTGTCGATGCCACGCAGTTGCAGGATGGTGTTACGCACGGCAGCCTCCACCAGCACCGCAATATTGCGCCCCGCCACCACCTGGATCACCACCTTGCGCACGGGCACGCCCAGTACGTCCTGGGTCAGCGGCTCGTAGGGGATGCGCTCGTACTCACGCTCCAGAGTCTCGCGGCGCACCAGGTGCACGATCAGCTTGAGGCGCATCTTGCGGCGCACTGCGGTCTCACCAAAGATGCCGCGGATATCGAGCAGGCCGATGCCGCGCACTTCCAGCAGGTTTTGCAGCAACTCCGGGCAGCGTCCTTCAATCGTGGTCTGGTTGATGCGAAACAGGTCGACCGCATCATCGGCCACCAGGCCATTTCCACGTGAGATCAGCTCCAGCCCCAGCTCACTCTTGCCCAACCCCGACTCGCCGGTGATGAGCACGCCCAGCCCCAGAATGTCCATGAACACGCCATGCATGGAGGTGCGCTCGGCGAAGTGCTTGGACAGGTAGGCCCGCAGCACATCGATAACGAAGGCCGAAGACTCCTTGGTAGCGAACATTGGAATCTGCGCCCGTTCACACATGGACAGCAGCGCCTCGGGTGCACTCTGTCCATCGGCCAGGATCAGGACCGGTGGCTCCAGCGTCACGATGCGGGCAATGCGACGCGCGCAATCCTCGGGCGAGGCACTGGTGATATAGGCGACTTCCCGTGCACCCAGAATCTGCACGCGGTAAGGATGGATGTAGTTGAGGTAACCGACCAGGTCGGCGCCGGAGCGGGCTGCGCTGACGGCAACTTCGTCAAAACGCCGCTCGGAAGCGCCCAGACCGGCGACCCACTCCCAGCGCAAGTGGGCGCGGAACTCCTCAAAGAGGACGTCAGCACTGACAGCGGTGGGTTTCACAGGAAGCCGCTGACCTGCAAAAGGATCAGCTGACCTGCGCCGACTGCCAGCCGGCAATCAGGCTATGCAGTTTGAGGCTGTCCGTACATGCGGTGAGTTGCTCGCGCAAGGCAGAGTCGCTCAGCAATTCTGCGATTTCGGACAGGATTTCCAGGTGTTTCTGGGTAGCCGCTTCGGGCACCAGCAGGAAGATCAACAGACTGACCGCCTGATCGTCCGGGGCATCGAAGCCAATCGGCTGGGCCAACTGGAACACCGCCGCCAGCGGCGCCTTCAGGCCCTTGATACGGCCATGGGGGATGGCCACGCCATGCCCCAAACCGGTGGAGCCCAGACGTTCACGGGAAAACAGGCTGTCGGTGACCAGTGCACGGCTGAGGCCATGCAGGTTTTCGAACAACAGCCCGGCTTCTTCAAAAGCCCGTTTTTTACTGGTGACGTCGACTTGCGCTTGCACTTGCGCAGGGGTCAGGATGCTGGCGAGTCGATTCATGGTGTGGAAGCGGATTATGCACATAAAAAAACCGCCCGGTAGAAGGGGCGGTTTTCCGGTGGGACACCCGTGGCCTACATCAGGCGTTTGGGTGCTTCGTGGTGGTGGTTCTGCACACGGTCTTTGTGGCGCACCACTTGCCGGTCGAGTTTGTCAACCAGATCATCCACGGCGGCATAAAGGTCCTCATGGGCACTCTCGGCAAACATGTCGCTGCCCTTGACGTGGATATTGCATTCCGCACGCTGGCGTCGTTCTTTCTCCTTTAGTTTCTCCACGGTGAGCAGCACCTTGACATCCACGACCTGATCAAAGTGCCGCATGATGCGATCGAGCTTGTTGGTCACATAGGTACGTAAGGCGGGGGTAACTTCCAGGTGGTGACCGCTGATCGTCAAATTCATAAATAGCCTCCAGTTGCTCTCGGGGTTGAAAAAGCCGCAGGCCTTGGGACCTGCGGCAGACAAACCAAAAAATTGTCAGAAACTTACTGCCTTGCGACCCACTATGCGCCCGAACCAAAGCATTTGCAATTGCTTTTTTTAATGCGCTGCAGCAATACGGTTATTGCTTTATTCGGCCCACATCCCGGAGGATGCAAATGGTCTTGCGCAATGCGATAATTTGGGCTTCTTTGATTCTGGAGAGCGCTCCTTGGAAAACTACCCCAGTCGGTAGCTTTCAACTCCCGCCACACGGCCCTGGGGTTGAAAGCAGCCACCACCCCACCTGCCGATGCAACCCAACCCCGGGAGTGAGCCATGCTCAACATCTTTACGCTCGCCAACGGACGCCTCTTCCAGGAAGAGATCGAATCGCTGGAAGAGCTTTCGCAATACCAGCCCATCTGGGTTGACCTGGAATCCCCCACGCCTGAAGAAAAGCGCTGGGTCAAGCAGTACTACGGCCTGTCCATCCCCGAAGACGCGATGGACGAGGACATCGAGGAATCTGCGCGCTTTTACGCTGAAGACAACGGCGAGCTCCACATCCGCAGCGACTTCTTGATTGCCGATGACGACGAACCGCGCACGGTGCGCGTGGCCTTCATCCTGAACCTGGTGAACGACGGCCTCAAGAGCAAGGGCGTGCTGTTTTCCATCCACGATGAAGACGTGCCGGTGTTTCGCTTGCTGCGCATGCGTGCACGCCGCGCACCCGGCCTGATCGAAGACGCCAAGGAAGTGCTGCTCAAGCTGTTTGATGCCGACGCCGAATACTCGGCCGACACGCTCGAAGGCATTTACGATGAGCTGGAAAAGGTCAGCAACAAGGTGCTGTCCGGCGATGTGACCGATGCCATGGCCAGTGAAGTGCTGGGTGCCATCGCGCGCCACGAAGACATGAACGGGCGCATACGCCGCAACGTGATGGACACCCGCCGCGCCGTGAGTTTCATGATGCGCAGCAAGATGCTCAATGGCGAGCAGTTTGAAGAGGCGCGGCAGATTCTGCGCGACATCGATTCACTGGACTCGCACACCGCTTTCCTGTTCGACAAGATCAACTTCTTGATGGATGCCACGGTCGGTTTCATCAACATCAACCAGAACAAGATCATCAAGATCTTCTCGGTGGCCAGCGTGGCCTTGCTGCCGCCCACACTGATTGCCAGCATTTACGGCATGAATTTCAAGTTCATGCCCGAACTGGACTGGGCGCTGGGCTACCCCTATGCGCTGGGGCTGATGGCGGCCAGTGCGCTGGGACCGATGTGGTACTTCCGCAAACGTGGTTGGCTCAAGCAATAACAAGCAAAATTAGCCTCCAGCCCTTATGGATATTGCGCAAGAAGCTATACAAACTATAGCAAAAGCAGCAATTCCATGACGATGGACCGCGCGTAAACGCTGGCAATCGCACTGACAAACTGCGGGAAATCCACATGCGCACTGTCGTCAGCCCGGTCCGAGATGGTGCGTACGGCCGCAAAAGGAATGCCATAGTCCGCACAGACCTGGGCCACCGCCGCACCTTCCATTTCCACAGCCAACGGCTGGTGCCCCGCATTTTGTAAAGCCAGCACCAGCGCGGCTGATTCAGCCGCACCATTCACAAACCGGTCACCACTGGCGATCAATCCTTGGTGCACTTGCGCACGATAGCCCGCCACAGGGGCGGAGCGCAACGCTGCTTGGCTGGCCTGCAGCAACCGGGCCGTCAGCGCGGCGTCACCCGCATACACCGCTTGGCCCGTCAGCGGAATCTCATAACGCGGGAACAGTGGTGAGGCGTCCATATCGTGCTGAACAAAGCCACTGCCCACAACCACGTCGCCCACCTGCACATCAGCACCCACACCACCCGCAACGCCGGTAAACACCACACGGGCCACACCAAATTTTTCAATCAGGGCTGCCGTGGTCGTGGCCGCAGCCACCTTGCCGATTCTGGAGAGGCCCAACACTACGGGCTGACCGTGCAACTCGCCACACCAGAAGTCGCGTCCGGCGTGATGCACACGGCGAGAGCTCTGCAGTTGGGCTATCAGGCCTTGCTGTTCTTCTGCGAGGGCGCTGAGGATGGCGGTGGGTGTGCGATCAGTCATAGGTCGTCATCGTAGCGGCTTCCTTTTCTCTGACTCCGCTGATGGCACGAGGTATCCGCTCGACACTAGGATTGCCACGGTAGGCACACTAAAACCGCACAGGCTCGGGTGGGGTGGGTGTTCTGTTCCGGGAGGTAAAGGAGGAGCCCGCAAAGCGGGCGGGGGACACGTACGGAACAGAGCACCCAACCCGCCCGAACCAGAAGTAGCGCCAAGCCATAAAAAAGCGGCCCGAAGGCCGCTTTAGAGATAACGCTGGAAAGACGTTACTTATGGAGTGTTATTTGTCACGCAACTCGCGGCGCAGAATCTTGCCCACCGGAGTCTTTGGCAACTCGGTACGGAACTCAATCACCTTGGGCTGTTTGTAACCCGTGAGGTTTTCCTTGCAGTAGGCACGCACGTCGGCTTCGGTCACGTCGGCATCTTTCTTGACGATGACCAGCTTGACGGCTTCGCCGGTTTTCGCGTCGACCACACCTACACACGCGCACTCCATGATGCCGGGCATCTGTGCGACCACGTCTTCGAGTTCGGTGGGGAACACGTTGAAGCCGCTCACCAAAATCATGTCCTTCTTGCGGTCCACAATCTTGAAGAAGCCGCGCTCATCGACGACGCCAATGTCACCCGACTTGAAGAAACCATCTGGGGTCATGACCTTGGCGGTTTCATCGGGACGCTGCCAATAACCAGCCATTACCTGCGGACCCTTGATGGCGATTTCGCCGGACTGGCCCACCGGCACTTCATTGCCGTCGTCGTCCAGCAACTTCAGGTAGGTATTTGGCAAGGGAATACCGATGGTGCCGGTGTATTCCTTGGAGGTGACGGGGTTGCAACTGGCGGACGGCGAGGTCTCGCTCAGGCCATAACCTTCGCAGATCGGGCAACCGGTCTTGTCGAACCACAGCTTGGCCACACCGCTTTGCACGGCTGTACCGCCGCCCACGGAAATCTTCAGATGGCTCCAGTCCACCGTGTTGAAATCGGGGTGATTCGCCAGGCCATTGAACAGCGTGTTCACGGCCGGGAAGCTGTGGATGGTGTGTTTGGACAATTCCTTGAGCACCGCGGGAATGTCACGCGGATTGGGGATCAGGATCAGCTTGCCACCCGTGCGCATGGACAGCATCATGCCGACCGTAAACGCGAAGATGTGGTACAGCGGCAAAGCGCACACGCCGGTGGGCTGCTCGTTGGCGGGGACCTTCTTCATGACCGGGTCATTCCAGGCCTCGGACTGCAGCACGTTGGCAATCACATTGCGGTGCAGAAGCACTGCGCCCTTGGAGACACCGGTGGTACCGCCGGTGTACTGCAGCACAGCCACGTCATCGGCTTTGATGTCGGGCTTGGTGAACTTGGCATTCGTGCCCTTGGCCACTGCGGCGTTAAAGCGCACGGCACCGGGCAAGTTGTAGGCAGGCACCATCTTCTTGACGTTGCGCACGACATAGTTGACCAGCGTGCCCTTGAGCAGGCCCAACTGGTCGCCCATGGCGCACAACACCACATGCTTGACCGGAGTGGCGGCAATGCACTTTTCCAGCGTTGTGGCGAAGTTTTCGATGATGACGATGGCTTTGGCGCCCGAGTCCTTGAGCTGGTGCTCCAGTTCACGCGGGGTGTAAAGCGGATTGACGTTAACGACGACAAAACCGGCACGCAGGATGCCGGCCACTGCCACGGGGTACTGGGGCACGTTGGGCATCATGATCGCCACACGGTCACCCTTGACCAGTCCCAAGCCCTGCAGATAACCCGCGAACGCCTGGCTCAGGCTGTCGGTCTGGGCGTAGCTCACTTCCTTGCCCATGAAGTTGTAGGCTGTGCGGCCAGCGTACTTCTTGAAGCTCTCCTCCATCAGGGCCACCAGCGAGGTGTACTGGGTGGTGTTGATGTCGGCAGGCACCCCTTGCGGGTAGCTCTTGAGCCAAATGCGGTCTGTCATGTCTTGTCTCCGTTTATCAAAATTCGCGAC belongs to Rhodoferax saidenbachensis and includes:
- a CDS encoding 5'-methylthioadenosine/adenosylhomocysteine nucleosidase, which encodes MTDRTPTAILSALAEEQQGLIAQLQSSRRVHHAGRDFWCGELHGQPVVLGLSRIGKVAAATTTAALIEKFGVARVVFTGVAGGVGADVQVGDVVVGSGFVQHDMDASPLFPRYEIPLTGQAVYAGDAALTARLLQASQAALRSAPVAGYRAQVHQGLIASGDRFVNGAAESAALVLALQNAGHQPLAVEMEGAAVAQVCADYGIPFAAVRTISDRADDSAHVDFPQFVSAIASVYARSIVMELLLLL
- the corA gene encoding magnesium/cobalt transporter CorA, which produces MLNIFTLANGRLFQEEIESLEELSQYQPIWVDLESPTPEEKRWVKQYYGLSIPEDAMDEDIEESARFYAEDNGELHIRSDFLIADDDEPRTVRVAFILNLVNDGLKSKGVLFSIHDEDVPVFRLLRMRARRAPGLIEDAKEVLLKLFDADAEYSADTLEGIYDELEKVSNKVLSGDVTDAMASEVLGAIARHEDMNGRIRRNVMDTRRAVSFMMRSKMLNGEQFEEARQILRDIDSLDSHTAFLFDKINFLMDATVGFININQNKIIKIFSVASVALLPPTLIASIYGMNFKFMPELDWALGYPYALGLMAASALGPMWYFRKRGWLKQ
- a CDS encoding PTS sugar transporter subunit IIA, with protein sequence MNRLASILTPAQVQAQVDVTSKKRAFEEAGLLFENLHGLSRALVTDSLFSRERLGSTGLGHGVAIPHGRIKGLKAPLAAVFQLAQPIGFDAPDDQAVSLLIFLLVPEAATQKHLEILSEIAELLSDSALREQLTACTDSLKLHSLIAGWQSAQVS
- the hprK gene encoding HPr(Ser) kinase/phosphatase, producing MKPTAVSADVLFEEFRAHLRWEWVAGLGASERRFDEVAVSAARSGADLVGYLNYIHPYRVQILGAREVAYITSASPEDCARRIARIVTLEPPVLILADGQSAPEALLSMCERAQIPMFATKESSAFVIDVLRAYLSKHFAERTSMHGVFMDILGLGVLITGESGLGKSELGLELISRGNGLVADDAVDLFRINQTTIEGRCPELLQNLLEVRGIGLLDIRGIFGETAVRRKMRLKLIVHLVRRETLEREYERIPYEPLTQDVLGVPVRKVVIQVVAGRNIAVLVEAAVRNTILQLRGIDTYQEFVERHRKAMEKGG
- a CDS encoding outer membrane protein assembly factor BamE, encoding MSELPRQRRIFLLLGLACLGLAACKSLPPTSQLMTTVSPYKIDVVQGNVVTREQLAVLKPGMPRMTVRDVLGTPLLTSVFHAERWDYVFTLRRQGAEPQSRKVTVFFKDDVLERIEADELPSESEFAATLKSQANPGPLPALQAPAGSLEKFPAATQPTPAPVVPATPANYPPLEPATR
- the fur gene encoding ferric iron uptake transcriptional regulator → MTNIDELKSTGLKATGPRLKILEVFQRGTQRHMTAEDVFRVLLQEHADVGLATVYRVLTQFEQASILSRSHFESGKAVYELNEGQHHDHLVCLDCGKVEEFYDAEIEKRQHAVAKAKGFSIADHALSLYATCTKDKCPNKTK
- the dapB gene encoding 4-hydroxy-tetrahydrodipicolinate reductase produces the protein MTHKIAIAGASGRMGHMLIEAVQAAGDCVLTGALDVAASPAVGTDAGAFAGHPTGVLITSDIREGLQSSQVVIDFTRPEGTLAHLYVCRELGVAAVIGTTGFAEAQKAEIAAIARDIPIMMAPNMSVGVNVTLKLLEMAAKALATGYDIEIVEAHHRHKVDAPSGTALKMGEVIAGALGRDLKDCAVYAREGVTGERDPSSIGFATIRGGDIVGDHTVLFAGTGERIEISHKSSSRATYAQGSLRAVRFLATQKSGLFDMFDVLGLK
- the hpf gene encoding ribosome hibernation-promoting factor, HPF/YfiA family — protein: MNLTISGHHLEVTPALRTYVTNKLDRIMRHFDQVVDVKVLLTVEKLKEKERRQRAECNIHVKGSDMFAESAHEDLYAAVDDLVDKLDRQVVRHKDRVQNHHHEAPKRLM
- a CDS encoding long-chain-fatty-acid--CoA ligase encodes the protein MTDRIWLKSYPQGVPADINTTQYTSLVALMEESFKKYAGRTAYNFMGKEVSYAQTDSLSQAFAGYLQGLGLVKGDRVAIMMPNVPQYPVAVAGILRAGFVVVNVNPLYTPRELEHQLKDSGAKAIVIIENFATTLEKCIAATPVKHVVLCAMGDQLGLLKGTLVNYVVRNVKKMVPAYNLPGAVRFNAAVAKGTNAKFTKPDIKADDVAVLQYTGGTTGVSKGAVLLHRNVIANVLQSEAWNDPVMKKVPANEQPTGVCALPLYHIFAFTVGMMLSMRTGGKLILIPNPRDIPAVLKELSKHTIHSFPAVNTLFNGLANHPDFNTVDWSHLKISVGGGTAVQSGVAKLWFDKTGCPICEGYGLSETSPSASCNPVTSKEYTGTIGIPLPNTYLKLLDDDGNEVPVGQSGEIAIKGPQVMAGYWQRPDETAKVMTPDGFFKSGDIGVVDERGFFKIVDRKKDMILVSGFNVFPTELEDVVAQMPGIMECACVGVVDAKTGEAVKLVIVKKDADVTEADVRAYCKENLTGYKQPKVIEFRTELPKTPVGKILRRELRDK